A stretch of Acidobacteriota bacterium DNA encodes these proteins:
- a CDS encoding CotH kinase family protein, with protein MKRVASVVALCVASWSFIFAQVGPPQGAPPPPAQGRQGGAPSPPQGRTPDLELLKQFDQDKNGWLNLTERTAARVRIAELRAGRGGRGASVATPVEPGPRMTPADVQNHPGKPLYDPATLRTVFLDFPDAGWEEDMEAFYHTDIEVPATMRVDGKSYPNVGLQFRGNSSFFSVARGRKRSLSVSVDHVNADQRLEGYSDLTFLNAHSDPTFLRSMVYLDMVRQYLPALKANYMRVVINGESWGVYVNQQRFNRDFLRDAFGTQDGIRFKSSNRSRFGSFSYLGDSIDEYRKWYEIQSADRDASWKVLMNVTRVLAQTPTEGLKAAIEPIFNVDGALRYLALDMVVMSGDGYWLHGSDFNLYVDTKGVLHILHHDTNEAFTTASSGPAAAGGRGGGPREAKADPVGYMDDVNKALRNKLLAVPEYRTKYLQYIHHIATNALDWAKIGPKVAAYRALIRADVEADTRKLYPTAEFTETVIKDFIEERRAYLLAHPDVIAAGRK; from the coding sequence ATGAAACGTGTGGCCAGCGTTGTCGCTCTGTGTGTCGCCTCGTGGTCGTTCATATTCGCGCAGGTCGGGCCGCCGCAAGGCGCACCACCGCCCCCGGCGCAGGGGAGGCAGGGTGGCGCACCGTCACCGCCGCAGGGGCGCACGCCTGATCTCGAGTTGCTCAAGCAGTTTGACCAGGACAAAAACGGCTGGCTGAACCTGACCGAACGGACGGCTGCCCGCGTGCGGATTGCCGAGCTTCGGGCCGGGCGAGGCGGTCGTGGGGCGTCGGTAGCCACACCCGTTGAACCTGGCCCGCGCATGACTCCAGCCGATGTGCAGAATCACCCGGGCAAGCCGCTCTATGACCCGGCCACCCTGCGCACGGTGTTCCTGGATTTCCCGGACGCCGGGTGGGAAGAGGACATGGAGGCGTTTTACCACACGGACATCGAAGTGCCGGCCACCATGCGCGTGGACGGAAAGAGCTACCCGAATGTCGGCCTCCAGTTCCGTGGAAACAGTTCCTTCTTCAGCGTGGCTCGAGGCCGCAAGCGCTCGCTGAGTGTGTCCGTGGATCACGTGAACGCCGACCAGCGGCTTGAGGGCTATTCGGATCTGACCTTTCTCAACGCTCACTCCGATCCCACGTTTCTGCGATCGATGGTCTACCTCGACATGGTCAGGCAGTATCTGCCGGCGCTCAAGGCCAACTACATGCGTGTGGTCATCAACGGCGAGTCGTGGGGGGTGTACGTCAACCAACAACGGTTCAACAGGGATTTCTTGAGGGACGCGTTTGGTACCCAGGACGGCATTCGATTCAAGTCGTCGAACCGGTCGCGCTTCGGCAGCTTCTCGTATCTGGGCGACAGCATCGACGAATACCGCAAGTGGTATGAGATTCAGAGTGCCGACCGCGACGCGTCATGGAAGGTGTTGATGAACGTGACGCGTGTGCTGGCACAGACGCCGACTGAAGGCCTGAAGGCGGCCATCGAGCCGATCTTCAATGTGGACGGCGCGCTGCGTTACCTCGCGCTCGACATGGTGGTGATGAGCGGCGACGGTTACTGGCTGCATGGCAGCGATTTCAACCTCTATGTGGACACGAAGGGCGTGCTCCACATCCTGCATCACGACACCAACGAGGCGTTCACCACCGCGTCAAGCGGCCCGGCGGCAGCTGGTGGCCGCGGCGGCGGCCCGCGCGAAGCCAAAGCCGACCCTGTCGGTTACATGGACGATGTGAACAAGGCGTTGCGGAACAAATTGCTGGCGGTGCCTGAGTATCGGACGAAGTACCTGCAGTACATTCACCACATCGCGACCAACGCGCTGGACTGGGCGAAGATCGGCCCCAAGGTGGCGGCCTATCGCGCACTCATTCGCGCCGACGTCGAAGCCGACACCCGCAAGCTCTACCCGACGGCCGAGTTCACTGAAACCGTGATCAAGGACTTCATCGAAGAACGCCGCGCGTATCTGCTTGCGCACCCCGATGTCATCGCGGCGGGGCGCAAGTAG
- a CDS encoding MBL fold metallo-hydrolase, with translation MFQPTLFARGPRASARDAWRLPVALLVAVTSVGCATFSIKTDSCPAYPGPTPMAPASAAAASTASPGTAQVKVQYLGVGGFLVQRGDDVVLFGPVYSNPSLLEAMGDHQIRTNRALVDRLLPREATQAQAIVIGHSHYDHLLDTPYIANAHAKNATVYGSRTTASLIASSLPAARLVDVGPAAVMGQSVAINARMRLWPIRSEHADQFRVKVPLTGVNIPFHVWRGEVAEPLSALPSNASEWAEGEVFSYLLDFLDDQGRVEFRVYYQDSGTDAPVGFPWGGKEPPDGKRVDVSLICLGGDFEHLHDHPEGIIKATRPRFLLLGHWENFFVPQDDICRTSKVAAIPLQDTHYFIRRAKAAMKSAKLDGKPIVPCPTASVFNFPIDPAGDAAVHKALKKPGATYECGR, from the coding sequence GTGTTTCAGCCGACTCTCTTCGCTCGGGGGCCCCGGGCTTCAGCCCGGGACGCGTGGCGGCTGCCAGTCGCCCTTCTGGTGGCCGTCACCTCGGTGGGTTGCGCGACCTTCTCGATCAAGACGGACAGTTGCCCGGCTTACCCCGGGCCGACGCCGATGGCGCCGGCCTCCGCGGCAGCCGCATCAACTGCGAGCCCCGGCACGGCCCAGGTGAAGGTGCAGTATCTGGGCGTCGGCGGCTTCCTCGTGCAGCGGGGCGACGACGTGGTGTTGTTTGGACCGGTGTATTCGAATCCGAGCCTGCTGGAGGCGATGGGCGACCACCAGATTCGCACCAATCGCGCGCTGGTCGATCGCCTCCTGCCGCGCGAAGCCACCCAGGCCCAGGCCATCGTCATCGGCCACTCGCACTACGACCATCTGCTCGACACGCCGTATATCGCGAACGCGCATGCAAAGAACGCGACGGTGTATGGGAGCCGGACGACCGCGTCGCTCATCGCGTCCAGCCTTCCCGCGGCGCGGCTTGTAGACGTGGGCCCGGCGGCTGTCATGGGGCAGTCCGTCGCGATCAACGCGCGGATGCGCCTGTGGCCGATTCGCTCCGAACACGCCGACCAGTTCCGTGTGAAGGTGCCGCTGACGGGCGTCAACATTCCGTTCCACGTGTGGCGGGGCGAGGTGGCCGAGCCACTGTCGGCGCTTCCGTCCAACGCCAGTGAATGGGCCGAAGGCGAAGTGTTTTCATACCTGCTCGACTTTCTGGATGACCAGGGCCGGGTGGAGTTTCGCGTGTACTACCAGGACTCGGGCACCGACGCGCCGGTAGGTTTCCCCTGGGGCGGGAAGGAACCGCCTGATGGCAAGCGTGTGGATGTGTCGCTGATTTGCCTGGGCGGCGACTTCGAGCACCTCCACGACCATCCCGAGGGCATCATCAAGGCGACGCGGCCTCGCTTCCTGCTGCTGGGCCATTGGGAAAACTTCTTTGTGCCGCAGGACGACATCTGCCGCACGAGCAAAGTCGCGGCCATCCCGCTGCAGGACACGCACTATTTCATCCGCCGCGCGAAGGCGGCCATGAAAAGCGCGAAGCTGGACGGCAAACCCATCGTCCCCTGCCCCACGGCCTCGGTATTCAACTTCCCGATTGATCCCGCCGGCGACGCCGCCGTCCACAAAGCGCTGAAGAAACCTGGCGCCACGTACGAGTGCGGCCGATAG
- a CDS encoding fibronectin type III domain-containing protein, with amino-acid sequence MHKISLALSAAALSSLAIVLAAAPSAPVADRTCATSTTLEALATCIRTQMPQSGSNGFVEPSLAEQADWRWTVNQMLGGACNFALPSTMNGIAQVRTFTDSGNGRAYCLLMEVADANNNGYVDRGWGTFITYDGATREISHQAPHPISDSTTESQAMGVFKGTDSRSYLMAGAHRLANAAASTCQASYGQADAAHNTANMFHATNLELMAWYGANDWHAIQWHGMAADTCANTDVYLSHGRNVTPTAGDPVSVLRSNALSDHPSWDLDVTGAGVCSLNGTDNTQGRVINGVPAANACGTSATGYTGRFLHIEQDPGFRSAADWIGPVADTWPAIAPPTVPPAPSGLTATATSSSQITLGWVDNAANEDGFTIERSTDNNTFTPLATVAASATGGVDTALTAATTYYYRLRAFNVAGVSDYSNIASATTQAPPPPPPPTPPAAPTNLKAQTDRRTIKLTWTASSSPNITHIRVYRSTVSGGPYALIATLPKTTKFTNTGLTIGTTYHYVVAAVNSSGAVSGYSNQASKTAR; translated from the coding sequence ATGCACAAGATCTCATTGGCGCTTTCCGCGGCAGCACTGAGTTCCCTGGCCATCGTCCTCGCCGCAGCGCCCAGCGCGCCAGTCGCTGATCGCACGTGCGCCACAAGCACCACGCTCGAGGCGCTGGCCACATGCATTCGCACCCAGATGCCGCAGTCGGGCTCCAACGGCTTCGTCGAGCCGAGTCTGGCCGAACAGGCGGACTGGCGATGGACCGTCAACCAGATGTTGGGCGGCGCCTGCAACTTCGCTCTGCCGAGCACCATGAACGGCATCGCGCAGGTCAGGACGTTCACCGATTCCGGCAATGGGCGCGCCTACTGCCTGCTCATGGAAGTGGCCGACGCGAACAACAACGGCTACGTAGACCGCGGGTGGGGCACGTTCATCACCTACGATGGCGCCACCAGAGAGATCAGCCACCAGGCACCCCATCCGATCTCCGACAGTACGACCGAAAGTCAGGCGATGGGCGTGTTCAAGGGCACGGATTCGCGCAGCTACCTGATGGCCGGCGCGCATCGGCTGGCGAATGCGGCGGCAAGCACCTGCCAGGCCTCGTACGGACAGGCCGACGCGGCGCACAACACGGCCAACATGTTCCACGCGACGAACCTTGAGCTCATGGCGTGGTACGGTGCCAACGACTGGCACGCCATCCAGTGGCACGGGATGGCGGCCGATACCTGCGCCAACACGGATGTGTATCTGTCGCATGGCAGGAACGTGACGCCCACAGCGGGCGACCCCGTTTCGGTGCTGCGGTCAAACGCGTTGTCGGACCACCCGTCATGGGACCTTGATGTGACCGGCGCGGGCGTCTGCAGCCTGAACGGCACCGACAACACGCAGGGCCGCGTGATCAATGGAGTGCCCGCGGCCAATGCCTGCGGCACCTCGGCCACCGGCTACACGGGCCGGTTCCTCCATATCGAACAGGACCCAGGGTTCCGGAGCGCGGCCGACTGGATCGGCCCCGTCGCCGATACGTGGCCGGCGATCGCGCCTCCGACTGTGCCACCGGCGCCGAGTGGGTTAACCGCAACGGCTACCTCATCGAGCCAAATCACATTGGGCTGGGTGGACAATGCCGCGAACGAAGATGGCTTCACCATCGAACGCTCCACCGACAACAACACGTTCACGCCACTCGCCACGGTCGCAGCGTCCGCCACTGGCGGCGTCGACACAGCCCTGACCGCGGCCACCACGTATTACTACCGGTTGCGGGCGTTCAACGTCGCCGGTGTGTCGGACTACTCAAACATCGCCAGCGCCACCACCCAAGCTCCGCCACCTCCGCCTCCGCCGACACCGCCCGCCGCACCGACAAATCTCAAGGCGCAGACCGACCGGCGCACCATCAAGCTGACCTGGACGGCCTCATCCAGCCCGAACATCACTCACATCCGGGTGTATCGCTCCACGGTCAGCGGCGGGCCCTATGCGCTTATCGCAACGCTCCCGAAGACGACGAAGTTCACCAATACGGGGCTGACCATCGGCACCACTTACCACTACGTCGTTGCTGCCGTGAACAGCAGCGGAGCGGTGAGCGGCTACTCCAATCAAGCGTCAAAGACGGCGAGATAG
- a CDS encoding maleylpyruvate isomerase N-terminal domain-containing protein, whose protein sequence is MSLTPLQPTDTRALFRPVATELVALLRGLAPADFEKPTIAGTWLVRDVVAHVVDFSMRRLSFHRDALVPPPPKRPIRSEREFVEFINGINADWVDASRRLSPRLLTDLAEKATIELAAFFEALPMDAPALFGVSWAGEQTSEGWFDVGREFTELWHHQQQIRLAVGAASHPDPRFLHAVLEIAVRGLPHAYRNIDAAEGDTVTIDATGPSGGQWTLVRRGGWQILAGAAVAPTARVRMTDDAAWRLLFNALKGNAAHGAVQVDGRADLTDPLLAARSVVV, encoded by the coding sequence ATGTCTCTGACGCCTCTGCAGCCCACCGATACCCGTGCGCTTTTTCGTCCCGTCGCCACAGAACTCGTTGCGCTGCTTCGCGGCCTCGCACCGGCAGACTTCGAGAAGCCGACCATCGCAGGCACCTGGCTCGTGCGTGATGTGGTGGCGCATGTGGTGGATTTCTCGATGCGGCGGTTGTCGTTCCATCGTGATGCACTTGTTCCACCGCCGCCGAAGCGCCCAATCAGGTCCGAACGCGAGTTCGTGGAGTTCATCAATGGCATCAACGCCGACTGGGTGGATGCGAGCCGTCGGCTGAGCCCTCGACTTCTGACCGACCTCGCCGAAAAGGCGACCATCGAGTTGGCCGCTTTCTTCGAAGCCCTCCCGATGGATGCCCCCGCGTTGTTCGGCGTGTCGTGGGCCGGCGAGCAGACGTCCGAGGGCTGGTTCGACGTCGGCCGGGAGTTTACCGAACTGTGGCATCACCAGCAGCAGATTCGGCTGGCCGTGGGTGCGGCCTCGCACCCAGACCCTCGTTTCCTGCACGCCGTTCTGGAAATCGCGGTCCGAGGTCTTCCGCATGCGTATCGAAATATCGACGCCGCGGAGGGAGATACCGTCACCATCGATGCCACGGGCCCGTCGGGAGGTCAGTGGACGTTGGTGCGGCGTGGCGGTTGGCAGATCCTCGCAGGCGCAGCGGTGGCGCCAACCGCTCGCGTGCGCATGACAGACGATGCGGCGTGGCGATTGCTGTTTAACGCACTGAAGGGCAACGCGGCGCACGGGGCCGTGCAAGTCGATGGTCGCGCAGACCTGACCGATCCGCTGCTGGCTGCCCGGTCGGTTGTGGTCTAA
- a CDS encoding Uma2 family endonuclease, protein MTLREYFETPESVTPQELIYGAMRVAESPTPMHQAAVGSLYLTLHEHVVGQRLGQVWLAPLDVVLDADGPLVVQPDLFVILNGGAATVSQKVFGAPDLVVEVLSPTPRIGDTDERVTWFRDHGVRECWLVHQLTGRVEVLHFKEGQVRLRTTHARIEPIRSGVLPDFERSLSSIMGYVI, encoded by the coding sequence ATGACGTTACGTGAGTATTTCGAAACTCCGGAATCGGTGACGCCGCAGGAGTTGATCTATGGCGCGATGCGGGTGGCGGAATCGCCGACGCCGATGCACCAGGCGGCCGTGGGCTCGTTGTATCTGACACTCCATGAACATGTCGTGGGGCAGCGGCTCGGCCAGGTATGGCTGGCGCCTCTCGATGTGGTGCTCGACGCCGATGGGCCGCTTGTAGTGCAGCCCGACCTGTTCGTCATTCTCAACGGCGGCGCGGCAACGGTGTCACAGAAGGTCTTCGGCGCGCCTGATCTTGTGGTTGAGGTGTTGTCTCCCACGCCGCGGATTGGCGACACAGACGAGCGCGTGACCTGGTTTCGCGACCACGGTGTTCGGGAGTGCTGGCTGGTGCACCAACTGACGGGACGCGTAGAGGTGTTGCACTTCAAGGAAGGTCAGGTGCGCCTGCGCACCACCCACGCCCGGATCGAGCCGATCCGGTCTGGTGTGCTGCCTGACTTCGAGCGCAGCTTGTCCTCGATCATGGGATACGTGATCTGA
- a CDS encoding Smr/MutS family protein — protein MANRRSRPVAPSSLPPSEVSRGDMELFEREVADARPIAKDSPERVTAKRDTAPVSRSPGVQGSPATSVEAGEEALDSYVAPGVDRRELRKLRRGDYAPDLRLDLHGLMAVEALARVARVLEGAPGRRPRCLCVVHGRGLRSAGNLAVLKPRVRQYLRAHPAVLAFSDAPSNDGGPGAVYVLLRR, from the coding sequence ATGGCCAATCGACGCTCACGCCCGGTCGCACCTTCGTCGCTGCCGCCATCAGAGGTGTCGCGCGGCGACATGGAGTTATTCGAACGCGAAGTAGCAGATGCGCGTCCGATAGCGAAGGACTCGCCGGAGCGCGTGACGGCAAAGCGGGACACCGCGCCGGTGTCCCGGAGTCCGGGAGTCCAGGGGTCGCCCGCCACAAGTGTAGAAGCAGGGGAAGAGGCGCTGGACTCGTATGTGGCGCCCGGTGTGGATCGTCGGGAGTTGCGGAAACTCAGGCGAGGTGACTACGCGCCTGACCTCCGGCTCGACCTGCACGGCCTGATGGCCGTGGAGGCATTGGCTCGAGTGGCACGAGTCCTCGAGGGTGCCCCCGGTCGCCGTCCCCGCTGCCTGTGTGTGGTACACGGACGCGGACTCCGCTCGGCGGGCAACCTGGCCGTGCTGAAGCCGCGCGTCCGCCAATATCTGCGCGCGCATCCGGCCGTGCTGGCGTTCAGTGATGCGCCGTCGAACGACGGTGGTCCTGGCGCGGTGTATGTGTTGTTGCGGAGATGA
- a CDS encoding TM0106 family RecB-like putative nuclease yields the protein MRISDRGGVFSPTDLANFLACRHTLTLELDAVRGLRTKPTYSDPLADQLRKRGEEHEQRYVASLRAQGLTVEDLTPFKDPKAPMAGKVARSLDAMRRGADVIVQAALGNDTWSGYADVLVKVAGDSALGGWHYEAHDTKLARETRAGAILQLCVYSELLGEMQSRAPERFLVVTPAATHTYRVDEVAAYYRLVKAKLIDAADSASRAGASAERATYPDPVEHCSVCRWWEVCNAQRRKDDHIQFVANLGRNHKRELEAHSVTTLTTLAEWDVPAGIKPTHGSRDTLVKLQDQAALQLKQRVTKEPQFKLLPVEPHVAADGTPLPLRGLKRLPAPSPGDLYLDLEGDPFARHALSTEAGEGSREYLFGLGWVDANGNFYYEGRWAFTDVDERTAFEKVVERIAWYVEHNPGAHVYHYAPYEPSAFKRLAGRYATCAEALDTMLRAGTFVDLYAVVRESIRAGVESYSIKDMEQYYGFTREIDLRQAGRERQAIEVALESGDPGAITDDVRAAVEGYNRDDVRSTWQLQVWLEMQREKLVAGGADVPRPQRESGEAPETVGEREQRVLALRERLLALIRSPGALTPGECQGTEARDRALYLMAYLLDWHRREARGEWWEFFRLLDLDDAALMDERKAVSGLEHVEQVEVVLHKRTGRPTGSAVERFRFPVQDCDIREGNKLNLVDGKVWGEVAAIDRQSRTLDVKVGPARAGQRPVSAFVHDVVSARSIEDALYDIGMAMADGAADPLAMDLLEARTPAFRDVETLVGLLGPVDSGTPGLQDPEGGRVLAVQGPPGTGKTYSGGVMICDLVAAGKRVGVTALSHAAIANLLKAVRKESKRPERRGLAVPIRHVNKNDDSEEKEFDDESPMVVGGTAWFWTGKEAEDVDVLFVDEAGQMSLANTLACTVAADALVLLGDPQQLEQPSKGVHPDGVGQSALQHMLGAHKTMPPERGEFLGVTRRLAPSICDFTSECFYEDRLTPLPSLERQVLRGGQRFSGAGLRIVSVEHEGNRNASDEEVAEVARIVDSLLAPGSEWVDEHDTARQLTVADILIVAPYNAQVSRLQDGLSRDARVGTVDKFQGQEAPVVIYSMATSRPEDAPRGLGFLYSLNRFNVATSRARCLCILVANPRLFEPDCQSPAQMQLANALCRYREMAL from the coding sequence ATGCGCATCAGTGACAGAGGGGGCGTCTTTTCTCCGACCGACCTGGCGAACTTCCTGGCGTGCCGGCACACGCTGACGCTGGAGCTCGACGCGGTACGCGGGCTGCGCACGAAGCCGACCTACAGCGACCCGCTGGCCGACCAACTTCGCAAACGCGGCGAGGAGCACGAACAGCGGTACGTGGCCAGCCTGCGTGCGCAGGGACTGACCGTCGAGGACCTGACACCGTTCAAAGACCCGAAGGCTCCGATGGCCGGCAAGGTGGCGAGAAGTCTCGACGCCATGCGCCGCGGCGCCGATGTCATCGTCCAGGCCGCACTGGGCAACGACACCTGGTCAGGATACGCCGACGTGCTGGTGAAGGTGGCCGGTGACAGCGCGCTCGGCGGCTGGCACTATGAAGCCCACGACACCAAACTCGCCCGCGAGACTCGCGCCGGCGCCATCCTCCAGCTGTGCGTGTACTCCGAACTCCTCGGCGAAATGCAGAGCCGTGCTCCGGAACGCTTCCTCGTCGTCACGCCCGCAGCGACGCACACGTATCGCGTGGATGAAGTGGCGGCCTACTATCGTCTGGTCAAGGCAAAGCTGATCGACGCGGCCGATTCAGCCAGCCGGGCCGGAGCCTCAGCGGAGAGGGCCACCTATCCCGATCCCGTTGAGCACTGCTCCGTGTGCCGGTGGTGGGAAGTCTGCAACGCGCAGCGCCGCAAGGACGACCACATCCAGTTCGTCGCCAACCTCGGCCGCAATCACAAGCGCGAACTCGAGGCCCACAGCGTCACCACTCTGACCACACTGGCGGAGTGGGACGTGCCAGCGGGCATCAAGCCGACTCATGGGTCGCGTGACACGCTGGTGAAGCTGCAGGACCAGGCGGCGCTCCAGTTGAAACAGCGCGTGACGAAGGAGCCACAGTTCAAGCTGCTGCCGGTGGAGCCGCATGTGGCCGCCGACGGCACGCCGCTGCCGCTGCGCGGCTTGAAGCGACTGCCTGCGCCATCACCCGGCGATTTGTATCTCGACCTGGAGGGCGACCCCTTCGCGCGGCACGCCCTGAGCACTGAAGCCGGCGAGGGTTCCCGCGAGTATCTCTTTGGTCTCGGCTGGGTGGACGCCAACGGGAACTTCTACTATGAAGGCCGGTGGGCCTTCACCGACGTCGATGAGCGCACTGCGTTCGAGAAGGTCGTGGAGAGGATCGCGTGGTACGTGGAGCACAACCCCGGTGCACACGTCTACCACTACGCGCCGTACGAGCCGTCGGCGTTCAAGCGCCTGGCGGGTCGATACGCCACGTGCGCCGAGGCGCTCGACACCATGCTGCGCGCCGGAACGTTCGTTGACCTCTACGCCGTCGTCCGCGAGTCCATCCGTGCGGGCGTTGAGAGTTATTCGATCAAGGACATGGAGCAGTACTACGGCTTCACGCGCGAGATCGACCTGCGGCAGGCCGGTCGCGAGCGGCAGGCCATCGAGGTGGCGCTTGAGTCGGGCGACCCCGGAGCGATCACGGACGATGTGCGTGCGGCCGTCGAAGGCTACAACCGCGACGACGTCCGTTCCACGTGGCAGCTGCAGGTATGGCTCGAGATGCAGCGCGAAAAACTGGTTGCCGGTGGGGCCGACGTGCCCCGGCCGCAGAGGGAGAGTGGGGAAGCGCCCGAAACAGTCGGTGAGCGCGAGCAACGGGTCCTGGCGCTCCGCGAACGGCTGCTGGCTCTCATACGGAGCCCCGGGGCGTTAACCCCGGGGGAGTGCCAAGGCACTGAGGCGCGGGACCGCGCCCTCTATCTCATGGCCTACCTCCTCGATTGGCATCGTCGAGAGGCCAGGGGCGAATGGTGGGAGTTCTTCCGGCTCCTGGATCTGGACGACGCGGCGTTGATGGATGAGCGGAAAGCCGTCTCGGGCCTCGAACATGTCGAGCAGGTGGAAGTGGTGCTTCACAAGCGCACAGGCAGGCCGACCGGGTCAGCGGTGGAGCGGTTCCGCTTTCCGGTGCAGGACTGCGACATTCGCGAAGGCAACAAACTCAACCTGGTGGATGGGAAGGTGTGGGGTGAGGTGGCGGCCATCGATCGGCAGTCGCGCACGCTGGACGTCAAGGTGGGGCCGGCACGAGCCGGGCAGCGTCCGGTGTCGGCATTTGTGCACGACGTGGTGAGCGCCAGGTCCATCGAAGACGCGCTGTATGACATCGGCATGGCAATGGCCGACGGCGCTGCGGATCCGTTGGCGATGGATCTGCTGGAAGCGCGCACCCCGGCGTTTCGCGACGTCGAGACGCTGGTGGGACTCCTCGGTCCTGTCGACTCCGGGACCCCGGGACTCCAGGACCCCGAAGGAGGCCGGGTGCTGGCCGTTCAGGGGCCTCCCGGCACCGGCAAAACGTACTCGGGCGGTGTGATGATCTGTGACCTCGTCGCGGCCGGCAAGCGCGTGGGCGTCACGGCTCTGAGCCACGCGGCCATCGCCAATCTCCTCAAGGCCGTGCGCAAGGAGTCGAAGCGGCCTGAGCGGCGCGGCCTTGCCGTGCCCATCCGCCACGTCAACAAGAACGACGATAGCGAAGAGAAGGAGTTCGACGACGAGTCGCCGATGGTGGTGGGCGGAACGGCGTGGTTCTGGACCGGCAAGGAGGCCGAGGACGTAGACGTGCTCTTTGTTGACGAGGCCGGCCAGATGTCGCTGGCCAACACACTCGCGTGCACCGTAGCGGCTGATGCGCTGGTGCTGCTCGGCGATCCCCAGCAACTCGAGCAGCCCTCAAAGGGTGTGCACCCCGATGGTGTCGGCCAATCGGCGTTGCAGCACATGCTGGGTGCGCACAAGACGATGCCGCCTGAGCGGGGCGAGTTTCTGGGTGTCACCCGGCGTTTGGCTCCGAGCATCTGCGACTTCACGTCGGAGTGTTTCTATGAGGACCGCCTGACGCCGCTGCCGAGCCTCGAGCGTCAGGTGCTTCGTGGCGGCCAGAGGTTCAGTGGCGCCGGCTTGCGGATCGTATCTGTGGAGCACGAGGGCAATCGCAACGCGTCGGACGAAGAGGTGGCCGAGGTGGCGCGCATCGTGGACAGCCTCCTCGCGCCCGGATCCGAGTGGGTGGACGAACATGACACCGCACGGCAACTCACCGTCGCCGACATCCTCATCGTCGCCCCGTATAACGCACAGGTGAGTCGTTTGCAGGATGGCCTGTCGCGCGATGCCCGCGTCGGCACGGTTGACAAATTCCAGGGCCAGGAGGCCCCGGTGGTGATCTACTCGATGGCCACATCGCGGCCAGAGGATGCACCGCGCGGCCTCGGGTTCCTCTACAGCCTCAACCGCTTCAACGTGGCCACTTCGCGCGCACGGTGCCTGTGTATCCTTGTGGCCAACCCGAGGCTCTTCGAACCCGACTGTCAGTCACCAGCGCAGATGCAGTTGGCGAATGCGCTGTGCCGGTATCGAGAGATGGCGCTGTAG
- a CDS encoding DUF72 domain-containing protein yields the protein MDIAVGTSGYNYPEWKGTFYPDPFPASKMFAYYAERFRTVEINYTFYRMPTPKLTEGWRAQAPEGFRYTLKAPKRITHDKRLADCADLLAMFTESARGLGPHLASLLFQLPPNMRCDLERFEQFLAILPQDMRCAFEFRHDSWHADEVFRLLEKHGAALCIADMGDKTTPLVATARHAYFRLRDEGYQPADLDRWAKTVLSHQADWDQVFVYFKHEDEGKGPEFAKAFEAALHL from the coding sequence ATGGATATCGCCGTCGGAACGTCCGGTTACAACTATCCCGAGTGGAAGGGGACGTTTTATCCCGACCCGTTCCCCGCGTCGAAAATGTTTGCGTATTACGCCGAGCGGTTCCGCACGGTGGAGATCAACTACACGTTTTATCGGATGCCCACGCCGAAGCTGACCGAAGGCTGGCGCGCACAAGCGCCCGAGGGGTTCCGCTACACGCTCAAGGCGCCCAAGCGCATCACGCACGACAAACGACTGGCCGACTGCGCCGATTTGCTCGCGATGTTTACCGAGAGCGCCCGTGGCCTCGGGCCCCACCTGGCGTCGTTGCTCTTTCAGTTGCCGCCCAACATGCGGTGCGACCTCGAGCGCTTCGAGCAGTTCCTGGCCATCCTGCCCCAAGATATGCGGTGTGCGTTTGAGTTCCGCCACGACTCGTGGCACGCCGACGAGGTGTTCCGCCTGCTCGAGAAACACGGCGCCGCGTTATGCATCGCCGATATGGGCGACAAGACCACGCCCCTGGTGGCCACCGCGCGGCACGCCTACTTCCGCCTGCGCGACGAAGGCTACCAGCCCGCCGACCTCGATCGCTGGGCGAAGACCGTGCTCTCACACCAGGCCGACTGGGACCAGGTATTCGTGTACTTCAAGCACGAAGACGAGGGCAAGGGGCCCGAGTTCGCGAAGGCGTTCGAGGCCGCGCTGCACCTGTAG